A portion of the Pseudomonas synxantha BG33R genome contains these proteins:
- the trmA gene encoding tRNA (uridine(54)-C5)-methyltransferase TrmA, which produces MTFDAASYTAQLQDKVTRLRDLLAPFDAPEPQVFDSPLQNFRLRAEFRLWREGGDRHYAMFSQDDKRTPILIEAFPIASQRINQLMPQLKAAWQASAALSHKLFQVEFLTTLAGDAMITLCYHRPLDEHWHTAANKLAAELNVSIIGRSKGKRDVIGQDYVVEKLEVGGRTFSYRQPEGAFTQPNGTVNQKMLNWAYEALGDRPDDLLELYCGNGNFTLPLATRVRNVLATEISKTSVNAALSNLDENAIGNVKLVRLSAEELTEALNEVRPFRRLHGIDLKSYEFGSVFVDPPRAGMDPDTCELTRRFDNILYISCNPETLAANIAQLHDTHRITQCAMFDQFPWTHHMESGVLLTRR; this is translated from the coding sequence TGCAAGACAAGGTCACGCGCTTGCGTGACCTGCTGGCACCCTTCGACGCGCCCGAGCCGCAGGTCTTCGATTCGCCCTTGCAGAACTTCCGCCTGCGCGCGGAGTTCCGCCTGTGGCGCGAAGGCGGTGATCGCCATTACGCAATGTTTTCCCAGGACGACAAGCGCACGCCGATCCTGATCGAAGCGTTTCCGATTGCCAGCCAGCGCATCAACCAGTTGATGCCGCAACTCAAGGCCGCCTGGCAAGCCAGCGCCGCCCTGAGCCACAAGCTGTTTCAGGTGGAGTTCCTCACCACCCTGGCCGGCGACGCGATGATCACCCTGTGCTATCACCGCCCGCTGGACGAGCATTGGCACACCGCCGCGAACAAGCTGGCGGCTGAGCTGAATGTGAGCATCATCGGCCGCTCCAAGGGCAAGCGCGATGTGATCGGCCAGGACTATGTGGTGGAGAAACTCGAGGTCGGTGGCCGCACCTTCAGCTACCGCCAGCCCGAAGGCGCCTTCACCCAACCCAACGGTACGGTGAACCAGAAGATGCTCAACTGGGCATACGAAGCCTTGGGCGATCGCCCCGACGATTTGCTGGAACTCTACTGCGGCAACGGCAACTTCACCCTGCCGCTGGCCACTCGCGTGCGTAACGTGCTGGCCACCGAGATCAGCAAGACCTCGGTGAACGCGGCCTTGAGCAACCTCGATGAAAACGCGATCGGTAACGTCAAGTTGGTGCGCCTCTCCGCCGAGGAACTCACCGAGGCGCTCAATGAAGTGCGCCCATTCCGCCGCTTGCACGGCATCGACCTGAAAAGCTACGAGTTTGGCAGCGTATTCGTCGACCCGCCCCGCGCCGGCATGGACCCGGACACCTGCGAACTGACCCGGCGTTTCGACAATATCCTGTACATCTCCTGCAACCCGGAGACGTTGGCCGCCAACATCGCGCAACTGCATGACACGCACCGGATTACCCAATGTGCGATGTTCGACCAGTTCCCGTGGACGCACCATATGGAATCGGGTGTGTTGCTGACCCGCCGATAA